Genomic window (Rahnella aquatilis CIP 78.65 = ATCC 33071):
CTGATGCTTGCGTGGTAAAGAGAGGCTGACCGCCAGCGGGCTTTGATGGGTAGGTGTTACAATAGCGAAGCGCGCGTCGGCGTGATAGCGCTGAAGATAATCAACATCCACACCCTGCCGATCCACCGGCACATAGTGCAGGTTGGGCGCGATTCGCCTCAGCAACTGCTGACCGAAGAAGTAGCCGGGATCTTCAAAAAGCACTTTATCGTTCGGCTGTGCCAGTACTGACAGGATCAGCCGCAGATTCGCGCGATAGCCGCTGGTAATGAAGATCTGCTCCGGCTGGCAGTTCAGGCCGCGCGAGATGTTGAGGTAGCTGGCAATGGCTTCACGCAGCGGCTGATAACCCATTACCGGCGGGATGATCATCTCTTCCGGACGCAGACTGCGCACTGTTTTTCCCGAGATCAGTAACCATTTTTTATGCGGGAACTCATCCAGTGCCGGAATGCCGAGGCGCAGTTCGCCTTTGCTTTCGATTACAGGCTGGCCGAGTAACCGGGAGGGTGCAGCGGTGTGCATACTGGCTGCTGAGGCCACTCTGAGTGAGGGATTGACGCGCGTACCCTTTGCCCCCTGGCTGACAAAATAGCCTTCGCCAATGAGGATCTCATAAGCCGTTTCCACCGTTTTGCGCGCTACCTGCAGTTCGCTCGCCAGCACGCGGATCGCCGGTACGCGATCGCCCGGTTTTAAACGCCCGTCCAGAATTTGCTGGCGATAGCGCGCGTAGATCTCTTTGTATCCCATGCCCTGCACCCTGTTATGTCCTACCTTTTCTCTTTGATTTTGACCCTTTTTACTTAGACATGCCAGTTTAAGATACCGTCAATAACCACTCAATCCTGCATGCGCTGCAAATCATTGACCGTTTATTTTAAAAGAGGAACACATCATGTCGTCACGCGTTAACCATTTCAAAACTATCCCGGCACTGGCCAAAACCCTGGGCGAAGCTTCTATGACGTTAGGTAAAGCCTCGCTGGATAAAAAAATCAAATATCTGGTAGATATCCGTGCTTCACAGCTGAATCACTGTGCGTTCTGTCTGGATATGCATGTTAAAGAGGCGAAATTACACGGTGAACGGGAATTGCGCCTTTACCATGTGGCGATTTGGCGCGAATCGCCATTATTTAGTGCTAAAGAGAAAGCTGCACTGGCGCTGACAGAAGCCCTGACCCGCATCGGCGAGCAGGGTGTGAGCGAAGCGCTGTACAGCGAGCTGCGTGAGCACTTCTCTGAAGTAGAGATTTCAGAGCTGACCTTCAGCATTGCGTTGATCAACGCCTGGAATCGTCTGCAGATATTATCCCAGATGGTTCCGGGCGCACTGGATAGCGCTTACGGTCTGGATCGCGCTGAGTTACATTAATTTGAACCGCCAGCGGCGCGTGCTGCTGGCGGTTTTACCTACCCCCATGGCCTCAAATTGAATAACCACGCTCAACTACAAGGGCATTCCCGTTTTTGCATGCACTCTTGACCTGCTCCTTATTCAAGACGACTTACCAACACCCGCTGGCACCCACCGGTCCAGTAAGCTGAACTCTGACAACTATCAGCGGATAGCAGATAATTTTTTCGCAATTAACTGACGAATTTTATTTAGCATCCACAGGGTTGCAGCATCACTGTCACGATTGCGATGCCACAACAGGGCGAGTTCAAAGGGTGGCATATGTACCGGCACAGAGTCTGACTGGAAACCATACTGCCGGCACCAGTCATCTACCAGCATCATGGGGACCGTGGCGAACAAGGGCATCTGACTGAGCATGAGCGGCAATGTGGAAAAGTGGCTGGAAACATAGCGTACCCGCCGTGATACCCCTGCTTTTTCCAGGCTACTGTCCATCGCACTCTGACTGGCCCCCCGGTAGGAAATCAGCAAGTGTTCATGATGAACGAATTGCGCAACCGTCAGCGGTTTGGTTATGTCGATTTGTCCGGGGTCCCAGAGCGTTTTAAATCCGGCACTAGTGAGCTTTTCCCGCCGCAAATCACGTGATGTTTCCTGCCCAACAGTGATGGATAAATCGACCTTATTTTGCTCAAGCGCACTCACCACCTTCCACGGATCAGTGGCCACTGCATTGATCGAAACCTGTGGGGCTTCGCGCATAATCCCGGCCAGCAGATCCGGCATCAGCCAGTGCTCAATCCAGTCGCTCATACCGATATGGAAGGTTAACTTATCCTTTTCCGGATTAAAGCGGGGTGGATTGAGAACCACGGCCTGTAATTGTGCCATCAGGGGCGTCAGCGCTTGTATCAGCTCGCAGGTCCTTGGCGTAGGCATCATGCCCTGAGTCGTTCTCACAAATAACGCTTCGTTAAACATGCTGCGCAACCGCTTGAGGGCCGCACTCACTGCGGGTTGTCCAAGGTGCAGCCTTTGTGCAGCCTGGGTGACGTTGCGCTCTTCATACATCACGATGAGCACCACGAGTAAATTAAGATCTATGCGACTAAAATCATTTGGATTAATGAGGGTCATTATTTTAATCAATTTAATTAATGCATAAAGCGTGAGTATAGTTCTCTCATTCTGAGCGGACAAGCCGC
Coding sequences:
- a CDS encoding LysR family transcriptional regulator, which encodes MFRYFLNLTLPYGYSHLFLHFITSPRMPGGLSAQNERTILTLYALIKLIKIMTLINPNDFSRIDLNLLVVLIVMYEERNVTQAAQRLHLGQPAVSAALKRLRSMFNEALFVRTTQGMMPTPRTCELIQALTPLMAQLQAVVLNPPRFNPEKDKLTFHIGMSDWIEHWLMPDLLAGIMREAPQVSINAVATDPWKVVSALEQNKVDLSITVGQETSRDLRREKLTSAGFKTLWDPGQIDITKPLTVAQFVHHEHLLISYRGASQSAMDSSLEKAGVSRRVRYVSSHFSTLPLMLSQMPLFATVPMMLVDDWCRQYGFQSDSVPVHMPPFELALLWHRNRDSDAATLWMLNKIRQLIAKKLSAIR
- a CDS encoding PLP-dependent aminotransferase family protein, with the protein product MGYKEIYARYRQQILDGRLKPGDRVPAIRVLASELQVARKTVETAYEILIGEGYFVSQGAKGTRVNPSLRVASAASMHTAAPSRLLGQPVIESKGELRLGIPALDEFPHKKWLLISGKTVRSLRPEEMIIPPVMGYQPLREAIASYLNISRGLNCQPEQIFITSGYRANLRLILSVLAQPNDKVLFEDPGYFFGQQLLRRIAPNLHYVPVDRQGVDVDYLQRYHADARFAIVTPTHQSPLAVSLSLPRKHQLLAWAQQNSSWIIEDDYDGEFHYTRKVIPALKSLDMHDRVIYTGTFSKTMMPAMRIGYLVMPQETVVRFSELGEILETGLPLLPQKILAQFLSEGHFYRHLKKMRILYQQRRRIMFEAIETSFPGLFEFELTDGGMHIVAFLRRGIQDNALAALWRQHELYVRPLSNWYAQTQKRYGLVIGYTNIRSFEQAQQILQRVAAETRALMQS
- a CDS encoding carboxymuconolactone decarboxylase family protein; translated protein: MSSRVNHFKTIPALAKTLGEASMTLGKASLDKKIKYLVDIRASQLNHCAFCLDMHVKEAKLHGERELRLYHVAIWRESPLFSAKEKAALALTEALTRIGEQGVSEALYSELREHFSEVEISELTFSIALINAWNRLQILSQMVPGALDSAYGLDRAELH